One window from the genome of Cricetulus griseus strain 17A/GY chromosome 2, alternate assembly CriGri-PICRH-1.0, whole genome shotgun sequence encodes:
- the Slc39a6 gene encoding zinc transporter ZIP6 translates to MARNLSVIMILIFALWVMNPLHELQSTAAFSQTTDKINSNWESGINVDLAVTMQRHHLQQLFYRYGENDSLSVEGFRKLLQNIGIDKIKRVHIHHDHHPDHDHHPDHDHHTDHDHHSDHDHHTDHDHHSHRSHAAGGKNNRKACPDHDSDSSGKTPRTSQGKGSRPLEHVNGRRNVKESVSASEVTSAVYNAVSEGTRFLETVETPKQGKRPKDANPSTPPSITEKSRVGRLSRLASRKSNESLSEPRKSFMYSRNTNDNIQECFNATKLLTSHGMSIQILLNATEFNYLCPAIINQIDARSCLIHTASEKKAEIPQKTYSLQIAWLGGFVAISIISFLSLLGVILVPLMNRVFFKFLLSFLVALAVGTLSGDALLHLLPHSHASHHHSHSHEEPSMEMKRGPLFSHLSAQNIEESTYFDSTWKGLTALGGLYFMFLVEHVLTLIKQFKDKKKKNQKKPENDEDVEIKKQLSKYESQLSTTEEKVDAGERPESYLQADSQEPSPFDSQQPTMLEEEEVMIAHAHPQEVYNEYVPRGCKNKCHSHFHDTLGQSDDLIHHHHDYHHILHHHHHQNHHPHSHSQRYSREELKDAGIATLAWMVIMGDGLHNFSDGLAIGAAFTEGLSSGLSTSVAVFCHELPHELGDFAVLLKAGMTVKQAVLYNALSAMLAYLGMATGIFIGHYAENVSMWIFALTAGLFMYVALVDMVPEMLHNDASDHGCSRWGYFFLQNAGILLGFGIMLLISIFEHKIVFRINF, encoded by the exons ATGGCCAGGAATTTATCTGTAATCATGATCTTGATCTTTGCCCTTTGGGTCATGAATCCCCTTCATGAACTACAATCAACAGCTGCTTTCTCTCAGACCACTgataaaattaattcaaattggGAATCTGGCATCAACGTGGACTTGGCGGTTACCATGCAACGGCATCATCTGCAACAGCTTTTCTACCGCTATGGAGAGAATGATTCCTTGTCGGTTGAAGGGTTCAGAAAATTGCTTCAGAACATAGGCATAGATAAGATTAAAAGAGTCCACATCCACCATGACCACCACCCTGACCATGACCACCACCCTGACCATGACCATCACACTGACCATGACCACCACTCTGACCATGACCACCACACTGACCATGACCACCATTCTCACCGCAGTCATGCTGCGGGTGGTAAAAACAATCGGAAAGCCTGCCCAGATCATGATTCTGATAGTTCAGGTAAAACTCCTAGAACCAGCCAAGGAAAAGGCTCTCGCCCACTAGAGCATGTGAATGGTAGAAGGAACGTCAAGGAGAGTGTGAGTGCAAGTGAAGTGACCTCAGCTGTGTACAATGCTGTCTCTGAAGGAACTCGCTTTCTAGAAACAGTAGAGACTCCGAAACAGGGGAAACGTCCCAAAGATGCAAACCCTTCTACCCCACCCAGCATCACAGAGAAGAGCCGAGTGGGCCGACTGAGCCGGCTAGCTAGTAGGAAAAGTAACGAGTCTCTGAGTGAGCCTAGGAAGAGCTTTATGTATTCCCGAAACACAAATGACAATATTCAGGAG TGCTTCAATGCAACAAAGCTGCTGACATCCCATGGCATGAGCATCCAGATTCTGTTGAATGCAACAGAGTTTAACTATCTCTGCCCAGCCATCATCAATCAAATTGATGCTCGGTCTTGTCTGATTCATACAGCAAGTGAGAAGAAGGCGGAAATCCCTCAAAAGACCTATTCTTTACAAATAG CCTGGCTTGGTGGCTTCGTAGCCATTTCCATCATCAGTTTCCTGTCTCTGCTGGGGGTCATCTTGGTGCCACTCATGAACCGGGTGTTTTTCAAGTTTCTGCTGAGTTTCCTCGTGGCGCTGGCTGTTGGTACTCTGAGTGGAGATGCTCTGTTACATCTTCTCCCACAT TCTCATGCAAGTCATCACCACAGTCATAGCCACGAAGAACCATCAATGGAAATGAAAAGAGGTCCATTGTTCAGTCACCTGTCAGCTCAGAACATAGAAGAAAGCACCTATTTTGATTCCACATGGAAAGGTCTGACAGCTCTCGGGGGCTTATATTTCATGTTTCTTGTGGAACACGTACTCACATTGATCAAGcaatttaaagataagaaaaaaaag AATcaaaagaaacctgaaaatgaTGAGGATGTGGAGATAAAGAAGCAGCTGTCCAAATACGAATCTCAGCTTTCCACAACTGAGGAGAAGGTGGATGCAGGTGAAC GACCTGAAAGCTATCTCCAGGCAGACTCCCAGGAGCCCTCgccatttgattcccagcagccaaCAATGTTGGAAGAGGAAGAGGTCATGATAGCCCATGCACACCCACAAGAAGTCTACAATGAATACGTGCCCAGGGGCTGCAAGAACAAGTGCCATTCACACTTCCATGATACCCTGGGCCAGTCAGATGACCTCATTCACCACCATCACGACTACCATCACAttctgcaccaccaccaccaccagaaccACCACCCCCACAGCCACAGCCAGCGCTATTCTCGAGAGGAGCTAAAGGATGCCGGCATTGCGACATTGGCCTGGATGGTGATCATGGGCGATGGGCTGCACAACTTCAGTGACGGCCTTGCGATTG GTGCTGCTTTCACTGAGGGCCTGTCCAGTGGGCTGAGCACCTCTGTTGCTGTGTTCTGTCATGAGCTGCCTCATGAACTAG gtGACTTTGCTGTTTTGCTAAAGGCTGGCATGACTGTCAAGCAGGCTGTTCTCTATAATGCCCTGTCTGCCATGCTGGCGTATCTTGGAATGGCAACAGGAATATTCATTGGACATTATGCTGAAAATGTTTCTATGTGGATATTTGCGCTTACTGCTGGCTTGTTCATGTATGTCGCTCTGGTTGACATG GTGCCTGAGATGCTGCACAATGACGCTAGTGATCACGGATGCAGCCGTTGGGGATATTTCTTCCTGCAGAATGCTGGGATACTTCTGGGTTTCGGAATTATGTTACTCATTTCCATATTTGAACATAAAATTGTGTTTCGTATAAATTTCTAA